GGCTTTTTCTGCTGAAGCCACGAAGTATACAATTCATGCTGCTAGGGCCAGACGCCAGGGGTACAGGAGCCAAAATACTTAGCCTGCCAACTTCCACATCCACTCCATGCCTCCAGCCCCACATCTGTCATTCTTTGTAGTTCAAGCAGGCTATCTGGGGTCAACCCATAGGTCACTAGTCCCTGCCTTACCGTATTGCATTTCTCGATCAGCAGCCGGATCTCAGGCTTCACTTTCTCAATGATGTCCACCAGCTGCTGGTTGCTTTTCAGCATCCCGTTGGGCATCACAAACACCTTAGTTCCTTGTGGGGACGTGAAGAAGGTCAAATGAtttcggggtggggggcaggtagCAGAATATAGCACTCCCCACCTCTCTTTCTCAGACCTATGAGTTGCTGTGACCTCTGCCTTTTATCTATCAAACCCTACCTATAAATCATGACACCACCAACAGAATCAAAAAGGGAGAACATATAGACTAACATTTGAGTGTCTGAAGTATCCCAAAAGTCTGAAgaataaggaaattaaaatatgCTCTACAGAGGTAATGTACCAACTACTTTTGAAGAGTAAAAAATGACATGGAACTGGGGCTTCTGTGAAAAATCTGATGTGTAGCCAATGCCAACTGCTCTCCCTTGGCAGTCCACACAAGTTAAACCCTCCATTAATTGGAAAACTAGGTTTAGAGTGCTAAATAATGACCATGACTGGAGGACTCGGGAATGCTAACTCTGGGAAATAAAATTAGATCCTGCTTCCTGGCCAGGAGAACACAAGATCCATACTGTGTCTCAGGCCTGCAAGTCAGGAAAGGTCAGGGTGGGGGATAGTGGGGATAGCTCTTACCTTGGAAGGCCTCTTCACATTCATCCAACCTTCGCTTCTTGTAAGTGGGCTAAGGACACAAATAGGAATTACCCTGCTCAGCATCGACATCCCCATCACAAGTTACCCTTCAAGCAAGTCTAATCCGTTCTTCGACCCCATATGTTGTCTTATTAACTTATGCACTATTTCTTAAGCACATACAAGGCTTTAAGAAAAGGTTCTTGCCACAAAGCAACTTACACTCTAGTTGGGAAGACCAACCTTTCAAGAAATATAACACATTAAGCAATTAGAGGCAGTGGAGGATATTATAAACAATAGGAAAAATGAACCATTTAATGCAGAGTGAGGATAATTAAGGGACTATATTCAAATCTGCTGGTTtagcaaagaaatagaatattcaATCAGCAAACATGTGTTCAGCACCTGCTCTTTACTAGGAACAATGCTAGGTGCTGGAGATAACAAGGAAAAGACAAGACAGTTTCTGCTTTCCAGAACTGCAAGTTCTATCAATGAAACAAAAGTATAATCAATGCTATAACAGAATGTGGACATATAACTGATGAAGACTTGAGTGCTAAAGAAACACAAAGATAGGCACTGGAGTTATACAACAAGAACTGTTCATCCCATAAAAAGATTCAAGACATTGAAACAGGTGAGAAAAGCCTTGCTTACAGCCATGTGGACAGACCAGATAACCTGAGGGAACCTGtatcaattctatttttaaactcATTCTAACAGAGTAGTATTAACATATTCACCTCATTCTATAAATGAAAATCAGGGTCTAAAGGGAGTGTACTGGAGTCCTAATGTCTATAAGAACCCTCATTCTCAGATCCAAATCCCACTGTTTCCTCTGTATATGTTCAAACTGACCAAGAAATAGAGGACCTATTGCTTCAAAACACAAAGATAAATAGACGACACTTACACCGTCCAGTCCATCATGGctattggtgagaagaatggggTCAGGGACTGGGAGATTCATGTCTGAGTGGATCTGAGTTAGGTCATGGATGTTTAGGATTGGTTCCTGTAAGAGAGACGCCCACCCCAAAAACATTAGTCTTTTCAAGAGGAACAAAGAAGTATTTCATTTGAAGGGCAAGAAATGAAAGTGCTTCAcattacaaaacaaaatacaatcaACACGTGATTTGTCCCATTTGACAGAAAGATCAGGGCCAAAAAAATTGGGGAatttgaggaaaagaaaagggtCTCTCACCTTCAAAAAACTATCAAGTTCTAAcaatttctttgggaaaaaatttgcCACCAAGTCTTCTGCCTAAAGACGAGGGTAAATACAGCTGAATTAGTAATTGTGGGAAAGTCTGTCTCAACAGGTATTTCTTCTCTGGGGAACTCCCAACTATTAACCAACgctcatttttatgtttatttcactCACCTCACTTGTGATCCGCTCCCTGAAAGAATCAACCTAAAATTAACAAAGAAAACAATTCAGTAAGTGCAAGTCAGTACCTGGCAACAGAAGTAAGGGCAAGATGGGGAACCCTAAATCCAGCTGTCTTTCCCTTACTTTGTAATTGTAATGAGAAGCAGAGAGGCCCCCAGACTgcaaatacttaattttttttaggatccatttctccatctcaggagagggagggaagcgggGCTTGAGGGCAGCACCCGcctgtcttcctttcctccctccctccctccctgtgtctGAAGCTGTCTGAACTTGAGCATAGACAAAAGACAGGTAGATGTGGGGGCGGGTAATGCGTGAGCTCATAAACGTTGTCAACCTCCATCCAAACCTGGCCTAAGATACGAGGCAGGCCCTATGCTAAGGGCAGGGGCAGTAGCAGCGTCCGGAGGCTGGGATGTTGCTGGGCTGGGGGACTTCCAGCTGTTGCTGGTCTAAAGCATTGAGTCCACCACGTGTCCGCAGAAGTCTCCCCTGGGCTCTCCACCATCAGACGGGGTACAGAAGGCCACCCCCATGTCATCCTCTCCCCCGATGCCGTCTCCGGGAGTTgggggctgggctgagctgaACGGAAGCTCAAGGCTGGTGTACCCAGGGAGACAAAGACACCATGGGGAGTAGGCAACCGATCAGACTGCTCGGGAATAGAAGCGAGGGGTAAGGAAGGCCGGACCGGTGCTGCTACCTTGAGCTTCACTTCCTGATCCACCTTCAGCAACGAGGCCATGGCCGGGCCGGGCCGTGTCCGCTCCGCTGGAGACCGGAGGCGCTGTGGGCTCCGGGAAGGGGGTCAGAAGGACGGGAGGAATCTCGGTTGCTCTCGGGACGCGGCTGCCCTCGCTGGCTCACTCGCTGCTCGCTCGCTCCCTCCCTTCGTACCGCCCGTCCGACCGCCCGCTACCTGCTGCCTGCTGCCCGCTTGCTCTCTCTCGCTCGCCCTCCCGGCTTTCGCCGCTCACGCCGGAAGTTACGTCACAGCCAATCGCCGGGACTCCGGCTAGGATGAGCTTGTACCCTGCGCAGGCGCGCTGAGGGCTGCGGTTTGGCTTTTGACGCTCCGGGTCTGGCTCTTATCTCCCGGCTCCTGGGCCAGATAAGGCTTAAGTGAGAGGGAGAGCGGCGGAGGTTAGTTTGGTGGGATGTGAGCCTCCAAGGGACTGTTTGCTTCTGTGTTATACCGGCACTCGCCTTCACCGAAGGGACGTTCGGAGCCGCTGCCCCTTCGAGCGGGGACCTGACCAACGACGCCGTCGCGCCCCAGTGACGTCGGCCTGAAGAAGCCGGCGGTCCCAGCGCTGGGTTCCGGGCGCCTACTCTCTGATTCCTGCTGCCTCCACTCCTTGAGCGAAGCCAAACAGAAGACAAGTCCTGTTGTACCAGGCTTCCCCACCTTTCTCTGCCACTTAGCCGCTTATTCTCATACACTTCGAGATCTCAGAGATCAACTGCCTGATAGGATAAGCAAATTGATGCCTGAGTCGGGTAGTGCTTGTCCGAGGCCACACAGTGAGTGTTTCCAGTAAATCCAAGACCAGAACTCAAGACTCCTGACTTACAGGACAATGCTGTATCCATTGGCAGAGGCTGCATCTCTTAACTCACTCATTCTGTCTCTCTTAACATTTGTAATTTCACTCAATAAAATGGACTAAGCTCTGGGACAGTGTCCCAGAGGCTGGAAATAAAATGAGTCATTTCGTAAGTTAAAATCTGGTATCCacattaaaaagtgaaattagTTTTAATCATTTAACGCAATTTATCCAAATATCATTTCatcatgtaatcaatataaaaaatattaatgagatCTTGTACATTATTTTCTCACACCAAGTCTTCGAAATCCATTATGAATTTTGCGCTTACTTGCGCATCTCAGTTCAGAGGAGCCATATTTGCAGTACTTAGTAAccatatgtggctagtggctcCTGTTTTGAACAGCACAGTTCTGGGAAGTTAAAAGTAAACACGACTCAAGTTCTCTGGTCTCATGGGACTTACTACTGGAGAAACAGACTAGAAAGTAAATTGACAACATAATTGCAAAGATTGACAAATGTTAGGGAAAAAATGACCTAGAGAATACCAGAGGTCTGTCTATTTTAGATAAAACGGCCAAGAAAGGCCTCTCAGATGAAGTGACAATTATGCTAAAATCTAAAGGGTGTAAAGGGGTTAGCTTGGGAAGAGTGAGAAGAGCCTTCAAAGGTATGGGTGCAGCAGAGGCAAATGCCCTGGGGAAGGAAAGCGGCATTGAAAGCCTAGTTagtgagctgggggtgggggcacggtgggagtggggtggggaagcTTGTTAGGAAATAATTTGAATTAGGTGCAAAGGCAGGTCATCTGACTTACATTTTATCCTGGGCACACCTCTGTATTAAGAACAAGGGAGATGGTGGGAATACTACAGTTAAATAAAGTGTGGCTGACTATGGCTGTTGGAATCAGGGAAACCTGGCTTTAGATCCCACCTCAGCTCTTTACTAACTGGGATATCTTAGGAAAATTACTGAAATGCTGAGTCTCAAtac
This portion of the Vicugna pacos chromosome 16, VicPac4, whole genome shotgun sequence genome encodes:
- the PSME3 gene encoding proteasome activator complex subunit 3 isoform X1; protein product: MEKWILKKIKYLQSGGLSASHYNYKVDSFRERITSEAEDLVANFFPKKLLELDSFLKEPILNIHDLTQIHSDMNLPVPDPILLTNSHDGLDGPTYKKRRLDECEEAFQGTKVFVMPNGMLKSNQQLVDIIEKVKPEIRLLIEKCNTVKMWVQLLIPRIEDGNNFGVSIQEETVAELRTVESEAASYLDQISRYYITRAKLVSKIAKYPHVEDYRRTVTEIDEKEYISLRLIISELRNQYVTLHDMILKNIEKIKRPRSSNAETLY
- the PSME3 gene encoding proteasome activator complex subunit 3 isoform X2: MASLLKVDQEVKLKVDSFRERITSEAEDLVANFFPKKLLELDSFLKEPILNIHDLTQIHSDMNLPVPDPILLTNSHDGLDGPTYKKRRLDECEEAFQGTKVFVMPNGMLKSNQQLVDIIEKVKPEIRLLIEKCNTVKMWVQLLIPRIEDGNNFGVSIQEETVAELRTVESEAASYLDQISRYYITRAKLVSKIAKYPHVEDYRRTVTEIDEKEYISLRLIISELRNQYVTLHDMILKNIEKIKRPRSSNAETLY